The Pseudoxanthomonas suwonensis sequence GCCGGTCATGGCGATGTCGGCGCGCACCGGCACCTTGGTCAGGGTCGACACCAGCGAGGTGACCATCGCGATGCCTGCGCTGGGGCCGTCCTTGGGCGTGGCACCGTCGGGCACGTGCAGGTGCACGTCGTGCTTCTGCAGGAAATCGGTCTCGATCCCCAGCCGTTCGGCGCGCGCGCGCACCACCGACAGCGAGGCGGAGGCCGACTCCTTCATCACGTCGCCGAGCTGGCCGGTCAGGATCAGCTGGCCCTTGCCCGGCACCAGGGTGGCCTCGATCTGCAGCAGGTCGCCGCCGACCTCGGTCCAGGCCAGGCCGGTGACCAGGCCGATCTCGTTCTGCTCCTCGGCACGGCCGTAGTCGAAGCGGCGCACGCCCAGGTACTTGTCCAGGTTCTTCGAGGACACCTGCACCAGCGCGGCCTTGGCCTTGCGCGCGGATGCCTTCTTGGTGGCGGCCTTCTTCGCCGGCTGCGGGCCCTTCAGCGCGATCTCCTTGACCACCTTGCGGCAGATCTTGGCGATCTCGCGCTCGAGGTTGCGCACGCCCGACTCGCGCGTGTAGTAGCGCACGATGTCGCGGATCGCGTCCTCGGCGATCGCCAGTTCCTCCGGCTTCAGGCCGTTGGCCTTGAGCTGCTTGGGGACCAGGTAGCGCAGCGCGATGCTGAGCTTCTCGTCCTCGGTGTAGCCGGAGATGCGGATCACCTCCATGCGGTCCAGCAGCGGGCCGGGGATGTTCAGCGAGTTGGAGGTCGCCACGAACATCACCTCGGACAGGTCCAGGTCGACCTCCAGGTAATGGTCGTTGAACGAGTGGTTCTGTTCCGGGTCCAGCACCTCCAGCAACGCCGAGGACGGGTCGCCGCGGAAGTCCATCGACATCTTGTCGATCTCGTCGAGCACGAACAGCGGGTTCTTGGTGCCGACCTTGTTCAGGTTCTGCACGATCCGGCCCGGCATCGAACCGACGTAGGTGCGGCGGTGGCCGCGGATCTCGGCCTCGTCGCGCACCCCGCCCAGGGACATGCGCACGAACTTGCGGTTGGTGGCCTTGGCGATCGACTGCCCCAGCGAGGTCTTGCCCACGCCCGGCGGTCCGACCAGGCACAGGATCGGGCCCTTCATCTGCTTGACCCGCGTCTGCACCGCCAGGTACTCGAGGATCCGCTCCTTGACCTTCTCCAGGCCGTAGTGGTCGGCGTCCAGCGTGTCCTGCGCGGCCTTGAGGTCCTTGCGCACCTTGCTGCGCTTCTTCCACGGCACGCCCAGCAGCCAGTCCAGGTAGTTGCGCACCACCGCGGCCTCGGCCGACATCGGCGACATCTGCTTGAGCTTGTTCAACTCGGCGCGGGCCTTGGCCTCCACCGCCTTGGGCATGCCGGCCTCGGCGACGC is a genomic window containing:
- the lon gene encoding endopeptidase La, producing MSRNRSDALDLPVLPLRDVVVFPHMVISLFVGRDKSMRALEQAMEADKQILLVAQKSAETDDPDAGDLYAVGTLAQVLQLLKLPDGTIKVLVEGTARVHVDRIAERDGALHGRGELIEAGSGRSEREVEAVARTLTGLFEQYVKTNRKLPPELLQTLSGIDDPGRLADTISAHIGVRLADKQRLLESADVGERLELLVGLVEGEIDVQQMEKRIRGRVKSQMERSQREYYLNEQMKAIQKELGDLDDSPGEMEELVRRVAEAGMPKAVEAKARAELNKLKQMSPMSAEAAVVRNYLDWLLGVPWKKRSKVRKDLKAAQDTLDADHYGLEKVKERILEYLAVQTRVKQMKGPILCLVGPPGVGKTSLGQSIAKATNRKFVRMSLGGVRDEAEIRGHRRTYVGSMPGRIVQNLNKVGTKNPLFVLDEIDKMSMDFRGDPSSALLEVLDPEQNHSFNDHYLEVDLDLSEVMFVATSNSLNIPGPLLDRMEVIRISGYTEDEKLSIALRYLVPKQLKANGLKPEELAIAEDAIRDIVRYYTRESGVRNLEREIAKICRKVVKEIALKGPQPAKKAATKKASARKAKAALVQVSSKNLDKYLGVRRFDYGRAEEQNEIGLVTGLAWTEVGGDLLQIEATLVPGKGQLILTGQLGDVMKESASASLSVVRARAERLGIETDFLQKHDVHLHVPDGATPKDGPSAGIAMVTSLVSTLTKVPVRADIAMTGEITLRGKVTAIGGLKEKLLAALRGGIRTVVIPEENRKDLADIPANVTEGMKIVPVRWIDEVLDLALERPLRPAADKAGGRGKAGGRRRSPAQDQAGVKH